From Longimicrobiaceae bacterium:
CCATCAGGCCGCCTCCAGCATGCCGCGGAAGGCGCGGCCCTCCTGGATGGACTCCACGAACTGCTTGTTCGCGGGGCCGCGGCCCTTCCAGCGCTCGAAGACCTCGCTCCAGGAGATCTCGCCCTCGTCCATCAGCCAGCGCTTCTCGTCCTCGTCGTACTGGCAGGGGAAGGCATAGTCGAGGACGAACTTCTGCTCCTCCTCGCTCCAGTGGGCCGGCACCTTCACGCCGATGGACTCGCAGAGCGGGACCGTGCTCTTCATCCAAGTCTGCCGCAGCTCGTCGTTGGTCATCCCCTTGAGCCGGTACTCCAGCTGGCCGGAGTGCCGCTTCATGTCGTCGGGGAGGCCGAACCACTCCACCGCCATGGGAAACATCCAGTCGACGGCGCGCTGCACCTTCTCCTTGGCCTCGCCCCCCGCGCCGGCGAGCCGCTTCATCCACATCTCGCCGTGGCGGAGGTGGAAGGTCTCCTCCTGGTCCACCTTCACCAGCGCGCGCTTGAGCGGGCCGTAGGAGGTGTTCTTGAAGACGTCGCCCAGCAGGGTGATCCCGGCGCGGTCGTACAGCCCGTTCGCCACCACCAGCTCCGCCCAGTTCTCCAGCGGGTGGTCGAAGCCGTAGGGGTGCTTGAACTCGTGCGGCTGGCGGCCGTACACGAGCTGCTCCTTGTCCATCCCCAGGTCCTCCAGGAGACGGTAGGCGATGTTGGCGTGCGCCAGCTCGTCCTGGATGATGGCCGTGGCGGAGACCATGGTGTTGGTGGACGGGGCGTCCTTCGCCGCGCCGAAGTAGGCGGGGGCGGAGATCAGCTCCGTGTCGGCCTGCACCAGGAGCTGGACGATCAGGGCGTTGCGGTACCCCTCCGTCATGTCGTCCGGGTACTCCACGATGAAGCCGTTCTGGACCTTCTCCTTCAGCTCCTCGTCCGTGAATCGGGCCATGTG
This genomic window contains:
- a CDS encoding Phenylacetic acid catabolic protein codes for the protein MARFTDEELKEKVQNGFIVEYPDDMTEGYRNALIVQLLVQADTELISAPAYFGAAKDAPSTNTMVSATAIIQDELAHANIAYRLLEDLGMDKEQLVYGRQPHEFKHPYGFDHPLENWAELVVANGLYDRAGITLLGDVFKNTSYGPLKRALVKVDQEETFHLRHGEMWMKRLAGAGGEAKEKVQRAVDWMFPMAVEWFGLPDDMKRHSGQLEYRLKGMTNDELRQTWMKSTVPLCESIGVKVPAHWSEEEQKFVLDYAFPCQYDEDEKRWLMDEGEISWSEVFERWKGRGPANKQFVESIQEGRAFRGMLEAA